Proteins encoded by one window of Anopheles maculipalpis chromosome 2RL, idAnoMacuDA_375_x, whole genome shotgun sequence:
- the LOC126567844 gene encoding integrator complex subunit 7, whose product MISVRVNNFNENFLNETEGDSNSVLMELDKCLRSNKIGDQCEAIIRFPKLFERYPFPILINASILKLAEFFRIGSNLSRLWILRVFQQNEKHLEKILNIDEILKRIFMVMHSNDPVARALTLRTLGAIAFVIPEKQHVHHAIRVALDSHDTVEVEAAIFASVQFAAQSKTFAVGMCSKVASMIESLQTPVNMKLHLIPVLRHMHHDASTAALVRALCRDLLPKYPSEQFVVEIIRSLSLLSCATLVDIPDQVDLLLVYLQDPRKRVQSTVLLSLQKLAEKGAYLWPKTTISRLLQLTAQCSNQNMALDVILALTKCPHTCHTILSEEQQQILEVCKNCLLLENESGGRAMTILTSLITYCHKENIPPPVQVLEYLDMHLEFLIQASLQKKSSLKDFRLYLKCGVQLSRTSRELGESFAEMIAEMLSEEHSTATASHSKLICEALGAICSNIIVSCDFYELQTPGTCPFSAVMQHLLRKLESLAKGGAVLDKERTNIVELLAAICMQAMLGTFMPDNVIAIFVQLLHTTNPWTQYRIARSASRYGQHFLAAMIYEKLSKNISLENLHFYLVALSQISKAECILNHGQEYETLAQKHIKREPGVAPQLPAPAGCLSLIDRLEKAINLYCIALSTLRASSSPQHPLAFQSELIRLRCMFLEVLHSVVITRNTLCITPPSEISQTLAQNCRDPLQKYGHITNQLRKHVKLLKNCEDAYSRLYKSSFDADPGTLEHLEAVQHLCATLQLSIETISFINPSETPKIAPQSSHPETRYLLSVCRTVLKHLQLIPAEIPGASKTLTHEHTDMMMKQIETVVRSSYCTPRFFFQVLQNTSVKLALTPQSRVPGEPVHVQPNSHLVVKVEGVIQHYGRTPSLFRAINSVQLTLNSILMTSRPNEVKLLSDGAGLTQIVKPHRDFLSGSFLIALNNTAHTFNGSPVSLGGQWQLNLETCIIDDNGVMWQTGTKNTLVIRIPEDSHKQVMGMQSTVRRF is encoded by the exons ATGATCAGCGTACGcgtaaataatttcaatgaaAACTTTCTAAACGAAACCGAGGGCGACTCGAACTCGGTGCTGATGGAGCTGGACAAATGTTTGCGGTCGAATAAAATCGGCGACCAGTGTGAAGCAATTATCCGGTTTCCGAAGCTGTTCGAGCGGTACCCTTTCCCCATCCTGATCAATGCATCGATCCTGAAGCTGGCCGAATTCTTCCGTATTGGCTCGAACCTGTCCCGGCTGTGGATACTGCGCGTTTTCCAGCAGAATGAAAAGCATCTGGAAAAGATCTTAAACATCGACGAGATCCTGAAGCGCATCTTTATGGTGATGCATTCGAACGATCCGGTTGCACGGGCGTTAACGCTGCGTACGCTAGGGGCGATCGCGTTTGTCATACCGGAAAAGCAGCACGTACATCATGCGATTCGTGTCGCACTGGATAGCCACGATACGGTCGAGGTGGAAGCGGCTATATTTGCGAGCGTTCAGTTTGCCGCACAGTCGAAAACATTCGCCGTTGGGATGTGTTCGAAGGTGGCATCGATGATTGAGAGTTTGCAGACACCGGTCAACATGAAGCTGCACCTGATTCCGGTGTTGAgacacatgcatcatgatgccAGTACGGCCGCACTGGTACGGGCGTTATGCCGGGATTTGCTACCCAAGTATCCGTCCGAGCAGTTTGTGGTGGAAATTATACGCTCGCTGTCGCTGTTATCCTGTGCGACTCTGGTCGATATACCGGATCAGGTAGATTTGTTGCTGGTGTATCTGCAGGATCCAAGGAAGCGAGTCCAATCAACGGTTTTGTTGTCGCTTCAAAAATTGGCAGAAAAAGGAGCATATTTGTGGCCAAAGACGACGATTAGTCGTTTGCTGCAGCTGACGGCACAGTGCAGCAACCAAAACATGGCGCTGGATGTTATACTGGCCCTTACAAAATGTCCTCACACGTGCCACACGATCCTGAGcgaagagcagcagcagatacTGGAGGTGTGCAAAAACTGTCTCCTACTGGAGAATGAAAGTGGTGGCCGTGCAATGACAATTCTGACCAGTCTCATCACGTACTGCCACAAGGAAAACATCCCACCACCGGTACAAGTACTGGAGTATCTCGATATGCATCTGGAGTTTCTGATTCAGGCTTCGTTGCAGAAGAAATCGTCACTGAAAGATTTCCGCCTCTATCTAAAGTGTGGTGTGCAGCTGTCCCGGACGAGCCGGGAGTTGGGTGAAAGCTTCGCCGAAATGATAGCGGAAATGCTAAGCGAGGAACATTCCACGGCGACCGCAAGCCACTCGAAGCTGATCTGTGAGGCGCTTGGAGCGATCTGTTCGAATATAATCGTTTCGTGCGATTTCTACGAACTTCAAACACCCGGCACGTGTCCTTTCAGTGCGGTAATGCAGCACCTGCTGCGGAAGCTGGAATCGCTCGCCAAGGGTGGTGCAGTGCTGGACAAAGAACGGACGAATATTGTGGAACTGTTGGCCGCTATCTGTATGCAGGCAATGCTTGGCACGTTCATGCCGGATAATGTGATTGCCATCTTCGTCCAGTTGCTCCATACGACGAACCCTTGGACGCAGTATCGCATCGCACGATCGGCTTCCCGTTACGGGCAGCATTTTCTAGCCGCGATGATCTACGAAAAGCTTTCGAAGAACATTTCGTTGGAGAATTTGCACTTCTATCTGGTTGCGTTGAGTCAAATCTCGAAAGCCGAGTGTATTCTGAACCACGGCCAAGAGTATGAAACGCTCGCCCAGAAGCACATCAAGCGAGAACCGGGTGTTGCACCGCAGTTGCCAGCTCCGGCCGGATGTCTCTCCTTAATCGATAGACTGGAGAAAGCAATCAATCTCTACTGCATCGCACTGTCCACGCTACGAGCAAGCTCATCACCACAGCATCCGCTAGCGTTCCAGTCGGAACTGATCCGACTGCGTTGCATGTTTCTCGAGGTACTGCACAGTGTAGTAATAACCCGCAACACTCTCTGCATTACTCCACCCTCGGAAATTTCTCAAACCCTTGCTCAAAATTGTCGCGATCCGCTGCAAAAGTACGGTCACATCACGAACCAGCTGCGGAAGCACGTGAAATTGCTAAAAAATTGCGAGGATGCATATAGCCGTTTGTACAAAAGCTCGTTCGACGCTGATCCCGGTACGCTGGAACATCTAGAAGCGGTACAGCACCTGTGCGCCACACTGCAACTTTCCATCGAAACGATTTCCTTCATCAATCCGTCAGAAACACCCAAAATTGCACCCCAATCGAGTCATCCCGAAACTCGCTACCTGCTGTCCGTCTGCCGCACAGTTCTGAAGCATCTTCAGCTGATACCGGCCGAAATACCCGGCGCCAGCAAAACACTCACCCACGAACACACGGACATGATGATGAAGCAAATTGAAACCGTTGTCCGCTCGTCCTACTGCACACCGCGATTCTTCTTTCAG GTGCTACAAAACACATCCGTCAAGTTGGCACTTACACCACAATCGCGAGTCCCCGGCGAACCGGTGCATGTACAACCGAACAGTCATCTGGTGGTAAAGGTGGAAGGCGTCATCCAGCACTACGGACGTACGCCATCCCTGTTCAGAGCGATCAACAGCGTTCAGCTAACGCTAAATTCCATCCTGATGACATCACGCCCGAACGAGGTAAAGCTTCTGTCGGACGGTGCTGGGCTGACGCAAATCGTGAAGCCTCATCGAGATTTTTTGAGTGGTAGCTTCTTGATTGCGCTCAACAATACGGCACACACGTTTAATGGGAGTCCGGTTAGCTTGGGTGGCCAATGGCAGCTGAATTTGGAGACGTGCATCATCGACGATAATGGGGTAATGTGGCAAACCGGAACGAAAAATACGCTGGTCATACGCATACCGGAAGACAGCCACAAGCAGGTGATGGGAATGCAATCCACCGTGAGGCGATTTTAA
- the LOC126568149 gene encoding nischarin, whose product MSNYQLHANETSISIPRIITVDSVNYYEILVKCGQVMWTVNHRYRDFAELHERLVSERGVSKDKLPPKKVLGNKSPTFLKKRQEALEQYLKEMLIFLKVTMPREFVEFLDFHRYDIIFLVQHLASSLFLRGDAFLAKSKKYGFSVLELHAISERMKIPCPPTEAACSNYNFSHILDFCAQLETIIVLPTKNSLPTILYDDDTDKYIPHALHKPIGSSNLIPVQLRYELSVFKVLRNLIIYGVPTENIQNVGALRETLTRIEVYKSETKQICQIALCDNVHKDAAEDELDKSKQWKHLRHAVFKENQLTAIDRTIRLFPSVKDLVLDKNKLESIAHLSHLNNLQILSLRCNRIAQCTNWHVQLGNLVTLNLSQNRIRLLEGLAKLYSLVNLDLSCNLIDDINEIDYIGNLPLLENLRLMGNPVAGGVDYRARVLSRFGDRLQEIYLDNEKGNQTEYDMALVHSALRISAQKSHRKLHSLLEPSSTTEGQADARDSERAGTSGGESR is encoded by the exons ATGTCCAACTATCAGCTGCACGCGAACGAAACTTCCATCTCGATACCACGGATAATCACGGTTGACAGTGTGAATTACTACGAAATATTGGTAAAATGTGGTCAGGTCATGTGGACGGTAAACCATCGGTATCGCGACTTTGCCGAGCTGCACGAACGGCTCGTATCGGAACGGGGCGTCTCCAAGGACAAACTGCCACCGAAGAAGGTGCTCGGTAACAAGAGTCCCACGTTCCTGAAGAAGCGTCAGGAGGCGCTCGAGCAGTACCTGAAGGAGATGCTGATCTTTCTGAAAGTTACGATGCCCCGGGAGTTTGTCGAGTTTCTGGACTTCCATCGGTACGACATTATCTTTCTGGTGCAGCATCTTGCCAGTTCGCTGTTTCTGCGCGGTGACGCATTCTTGGCAAAGTCGAAAAAGTACGGCTTCTCGGTGCTGGAACTGCACGCCATTAGTGAGCGGATGAAGATACCCTGTCCGCCGACAGAGGCAGCCTGCAGCAATTATAACTTTTCCCACATACTGGACTTTTGTGCCCAGCTGGAGACTATTATTGTGCTGCCGACGAAGAACAGTCTGCCGACGATACTGTACGATGATGATACGGACAAGTACATTCCGCACGCGCTACACAAACCGATCGGCAGCAGCAATCTCATCCCGGTGCAGCTGCGGTACGAGCTGAGCGTGTTCAAGGTGTTGCGTAATCTCATCATCTATGGCGTGCCGAcggaaaacattcaaaatgtAG GTGCCTTGCGTGAAACGCTAACCCGGATAGAGGTGTacaaaagcgaaacgaaacaaatctgCCAAATTGCGTTGTGTGATAATGTCCATAAGGATGCGGCGGAGGATGAGCTGGACAAGTCGAAG CAATGGAAACATCTCCGGCATGCAGTCTTCAAGGAAAATCAGCTAACGGCAATCGATCGAACGATACGGCTATTCCCAAGCGTTAAAGACCTAGTGCTGGACAAGAACAAACTGGAAAGCATTGCCCACCTTAGCCATCTAAACAATCTGCAAATACTCAGCCTGCGATGCAATCGGATAGCGCAGTGCACGAACTGGCACGTCCAGCTGGGTAACTTGGTCACGCTGAATCTATCCCAAAACCGGATCCGGTTACTGGAAGGGTTAGCAAAGCTGTACTCGCTCGTCAACCTGGACCTGAGCTGCAATTTAATAGACGATATCAATGAAATTGATTACATCGGGAATTTGCCTTTGCTGGAAAATTTGCGCCTGATGGGCAACCCGGTTGCCGGTGGTGTCG ATTATCGTGCCCGTGTACTTTCACGGTTCGGCGATCGGTTGCAGGAAATCTATCTTGACAACGAGAAGGGCAATCAAACCGAGTACGATATGGCTCTCGTACACTCGGCGTTGCGTATTTCGGCACAGAAATCACACCGGAAGCTGCACAGTCTACTCGAACCAAGCAGCACGACCGAGGGTCAGGCGGACGCGCGCGATAGTGAACGGGCGGGTACGAGCGGTGGCGAGAGCAGATGA
- the LOC126568051 gene encoding uncharacterized protein LOC126568051, whose protein sequence is MEEEVENLEPSSKRPKLEEYEAITPDQTDDACINRLPYEILCKIFRKLHFQERNTCSQVCKRWFVILRSEPFIDSVRFHFSTCFGLPLQMCPQAYMDSCVHCVVHDCGAFPEVKSQQEILSMVRTVQCAADEPGPSTRVTGGKTVEQFLFSGELPLKTLEIRSSFDRMRRYLGDRLMELKTLQQLKLTVLPDSIEDLPAEKAPHWVITHPTLPSLIWELYANTNGYAVILPSLERYRLEIANDYDLNTLINIGSQLVELIVWFYFDRGFEQTLTVPFPKLKKLLLKRFGEKNNSPDPNTRVDDLSAERFVQNAPLLEDIYLISNTVTFRLFRAICLFAADRLTRLTVRDVIFPREMFLLIRELKNLQFLRLKDCILEEGSRLRGLDFPRLQHLELINSGTCFRLDATFAHIQRFKYSMDSQLSRLCRHMVMLEDLEIKLNIKVPVAENIREHFHSLATLKSLRTLRICGMETYTRPWAFCEPMPAIKHLVLRNCHLLRCNFKQLRVLFPRLKVLELNKTCIVYKRLPDGVKPLLHLQRRLKQYFPNCCVTVNPSSSVKPISTALLMEDKYQWNLEEIKRRDMKEIPLRGKN, encoded by the exons ATGGAGGAAGAAGTTGAAAATCTGGAACCATCAAGCAAAAGGCCCAAATTAGAAGAATATGAAGCAATTACACCAGACCAAACCGATGATGCCTGCATTAACCGGCTTCCGTATGAG attttgtgtaaaatatttcGTAAGCTTCACTTTCAAGAACGGAACACTTGTAGCCAGGTGTGCAAGCGATGGTTTGTAATTTTACGCTCCGAACCATTTATCGACAGTGTACGCTTCCACTTTAGTACTTGCTTCGGACTGCCGTTACAAATGTGTCCTCAGGCGTATATGGACTCCTGCGTACACTGTGTGGTGCACGATTGTGGCGCATTTCCAGAGGTTAAATCCCAGCAAGAGATACTGAGCATGGTCCGGACGGTACAGTGTGCTGCCGATGAACCGGGCCCATCAACCAGAGTAACGGGTGGGAAAACCGTGGAACAGTTCCTTTTTTCCGGCGAGCTACCGTTAAAAACGCTGGAAATAAGGTCATCTTTCGATCGAATGCGTCGCTATCTGGGCGATCGGCTAATGGAATTGAAAACGCTCCAGCAGCTTAAGTTAACCGTTTTACCCGATTCAATCGAAGATTTACCGGCAGAAAAGGCACCCCATTGGGTTATCACGCACCCAACCCTTCCGTCACTGATTTGGGAACTGTACGCCAACACGAACGGATACGCCGTTATACTGCCCTCGCTGGAACGTTATCGGCTCGAAATAGCTAACGATTACGACTTGAACACGCTGATAAACATCGGCAGTCAGTTGGTTGAGCTAATCGTTTGGTTTTACTTCGATCGAGGATTCGAGCAAACACTTACCGTACCGTTTCCGAAGCTAAAAAAGCTGCTGCTGAAACGTTTCGGCGAGAAAAACAATTCACCCGACCCTAACACGCGGGTGGACGATCTGTCCGCCGAAAGGTTCGTACAAAATGCTCCACTGCTGGAGGATATCTATTTAATTTCGAACACTGTCACATTCCGACTGTTCCGGGCCATCTGTCTGTTTGCTGCCGATAGACTGACCAGGCTCACGGTACGAGATGTTATATTTCCTcgtgaaatgtttttgctcATCCGGGAGTTGAAGAATCTGCAG TTTCTAAGGTTGAAAGACTGCATCCTTGAGGAGGGAAGCCGTCTCCGAGGGCTAGACTTTCCACGGTTACAACATCTAGAGCTTATCAACAGTGGTACCTGTTTCCGTCTCGATGCCACCTTTGCACACATTCAGCGGTTCAAATATAGCATGGATTCACAACTTTCCCGCCTCTGTCGGCACATGGTAATGCTGGAAGATTTAGAGATCAAGCTAAACATTAAGGTCCCGGTGGCAGAAAATATTCGCGAACACTTTCATTCGCTTGCCACGCTTAAAAGTTTGCGTACGTTACGGATTTGCGGTATGGAGACGTACACGCGACCGTGGGCCTTCTGTGAACCGATGCCCGCGATTAAGCATTTAGTTTTGCGCAACTGTCATCTGTTGCGTTGCAATTTCAAGCAGTTGCGTGTACTATTTCCTCGGCTGAAAGTGTTGGAACTGAACAAAACATGCATCGTGTACAAACGGCTACCGGACGGTGTGAAACCGCTGTTGCACTTGCAACGACGATTGAAACAGTACTTTCCCAACTGCTGTGTGACGGTGAACCCTTCCTCGTCTGTCAAACCGATCAGCACGGCGCTGCTAATGGAGGATAAATACCAATGGAACCTAGAAGAGATCAAAAGACGAGATATGAAAGAGATTCCACTGAGgggaaaaaattaa